Proteins encoded by one window of Cyanobium sp. NS01:
- the minD gene encoding septum site-determining protein MinD, which yields MPAASTRFILICSGKGGVGKTTLTANLGIALAKLGARTAVLDADFGLRNLDLLLGLENRIIYTAQDVLSERCRLEQALVKHKLQPNLALLPAGDPRMLEWLKPEDMQAIGAMVGETADYVLIDAPAGIEGGFRNAMAAAREAIVITTPEVSAVRDADRVIGLLNSEGVKPTQLVLNRVRPKMMASQEMLAVDDVTDILALPLLGLVLEDEQVIVSTNRGEPLTLSDNLSPAARAYSNIARRLQGEDVPLIDPAKERQGLRARIGRLMQTKIF from the coding sequence GTGCCAGCTGCGTCGACTCGCTTCATCCTGATCTGCTCCGGCAAGGGGGGAGTGGGCAAAACCACCCTCACCGCCAACCTCGGCATTGCCCTGGCCAAGCTCGGTGCCCGGACAGCGGTGCTCGATGCCGATTTCGGCCTGCGCAACCTGGATCTGCTGCTCGGTCTCGAAAACCGGATCATCTACACCGCCCAGGACGTGCTCTCCGAGCGCTGCCGACTGGAGCAGGCCCTGGTGAAGCACAAGCTGCAGCCGAACCTGGCCCTGCTGCCGGCCGGCGACCCCCGCATGCTCGAGTGGCTCAAGCCCGAAGACATGCAGGCGATCGGCGCCATGGTGGGCGAAACCGCCGACTACGTGCTGATCGACGCCCCAGCTGGCATCGAAGGTGGCTTCCGCAACGCCATGGCCGCTGCTCGGGAGGCCATCGTGATCACCACGCCGGAGGTGTCGGCGGTGCGGGACGCCGACCGCGTGATCGGCCTGCTCAACTCCGAGGGCGTCAAGCCCACCCAACTGGTGCTCAACCGGGTGCGGCCGAAGATGATGGCCAGCCAGGAGATGCTGGCGGTGGACGACGTGACCGACATCCTGGCCCTGCCGCTGCTGGGGCTGGTGCTGGAGGACGAACAGGTGATCGTGTCCACCAACCGGGGCGAGCCGCTCACCCTCAGCGACAACCTCTCGCCGGCCGCCAGGGCCTACAGCAACATCGCCCGGCGCCTGCAGGGGGAAGACGTGCCGCTGATCGACCCCGCCAAGGAACGCCAGGGTCTGAGGGCCCGGATCGGCCGCCTGATGCAAACCAAGATCTTCTGA
- a CDS encoding response regulator transcription factor codes for MVSLNAQLTPPTPAESKVLGLLCRGYSNREIAAALVLSVRTVESHISHLLAKSGCRSRTQLLIWALSSS; via the coding sequence ATGGTTTCCCTCAATGCACAGCTGACGCCGCCAACCCCCGCTGAGTCGAAGGTGCTGGGCCTGCTGTGTCGCGGCTACAGCAACCGGGAGATTGCCGCCGCCCTGGTGCTGAGCGTGCGCACGGTGGAGAGCCACATCTCCCACCTGCTGGCCAAGAGCGGCTGCCGCAGCCGCACCCAGCTGCTGATCTGGGCCCTCAGCAGCAGCTGA
- a CDS encoding family 10 glycosylhydrolase yields MRRPVRFLAVLLALLTWGLTLLGHGSALAVRAQNTGTGTELRGVWLTANDMPVLRDRQRMTEAVSQLATLQFNTLYPVVWNGAIAYYPSQVVQERQLQTFTYLGLQGQDVLGELIAEGKRQGLLVIPWFEFGFMAPKDSVLARRHPDWLTRKQDGGMTSISAAGEVAWLNPFRPEVQQLITDLVVEVVGRYGADGIQFDDHMSLPKDFGYDPFTLALYRKETGRAAPANPADGAWVKWRADKITAFMERLTKEVRRVRPGAVISVSPNYYAFAYKLQLQDWLAWVRRGLVDELLVQIYRPDLEDYLPHLGRAEVIEARAKIPTAIAIMSGQRNRPAPLPLLGEKVRANRSQGLGVAFFYFESLWNLGPESPEQRKAELGRWFAAPAPRRTAAAPSPQPAPPPPRRLPAPPPPLPSLPSASG; encoded by the coding sequence TTGCGTCGTCCCGTCCGGTTCCTGGCCGTGCTTCTGGCCCTGCTCACCTGGGGGCTGACTCTGCTGGGCCATGGCAGCGCTCTGGCGGTGCGCGCCCAGAACACCGGCACCGGAACTGAGCTGCGGGGCGTGTGGCTCACCGCCAACGACATGCCGGTGCTGCGCGATCGCCAGCGGATGACGGAGGCCGTTTCCCAGCTGGCGACCCTCCAGTTCAACACCCTCTATCCAGTGGTCTGGAACGGTGCCATCGCCTACTACCCCAGCCAGGTGGTGCAGGAGCGCCAGCTGCAGACCTTCACCTACCTGGGGCTCCAGGGCCAGGACGTGCTGGGCGAGCTGATTGCCGAGGGCAAGCGGCAGGGGCTCCTGGTGATTCCCTGGTTCGAATTCGGCTTCATGGCCCCCAAGGATTCGGTGCTGGCCCGCCGCCACCCCGACTGGCTCACCCGCAAGCAGGACGGCGGCATGACCTCGATCAGCGCCGCGGGGGAGGTGGCCTGGCTCAATCCCTTCCGGCCTGAGGTGCAGCAGCTGATCACCGACCTGGTGGTGGAGGTGGTGGGTCGCTACGGCGCCGATGGCATTCAGTTCGACGACCACATGAGCCTGCCGAAGGACTTCGGCTACGACCCCTTCACCCTGGCGCTCTACCGCAAGGAAACGGGCCGAGCCGCTCCGGCTAATCCGGCTGACGGGGCCTGGGTGAAGTGGCGCGCCGACAAGATCACCGCCTTCATGGAGCGGCTCACCAAGGAGGTGAGGCGGGTGCGGCCCGGGGCTGTGATCTCGGTGTCGCCGAACTACTACGCCTTTGCCTACAAGCTGCAGCTGCAGGACTGGCTCGCCTGGGTGCGCCGGGGGCTGGTGGATGAGCTGCTGGTGCAGATCTACCGCCCGGACCTGGAGGACTACCTGCCCCATCTGGGGAGGGCGGAGGTGATCGAGGCCAGGGCCAAGATTCCCACGGCAATCGCGATCATGAGCGGCCAGCGCAACCGCCCGGCCCCCCTGCCTCTGCTGGGGGAGAAGGTGCGGGCCAACCGCAGCCAGGGCCTCGGGGTGGCCTTCTTCTATTTCGAGAGCCTCTGGAATCTGGGGCCCGAGTCTCCCGAGCAGCGCAAGGCCGAGCTGGGGCGCTGGTTTGCCGCGCCGGCGCCGCGCCGGACTGCCGCTGCCCCCAGCCCTCAGCCAGCCCCGCCCCCCCCTAGGCGGCTGCCCGCACCGCCACCTCCACTACCCAGCCTTCCCTCGGCCTCAGGTTGA
- a CDS encoding L-threonylcarbamoyladenylate synthase: MTSAPLQHQVCPPHELAARLLAGEAGLMPTDTLPALAALPRHAAQIWELKRRPQEKPLILMGAGIEQLQPLLGLPWKPEWLALAGRGWPGALTLVLPAQGPLAEALNPGRGSLGLRIPACAAARELLQLTGPLATTSANPSGEPAATTAVEAAAFFPQLALLGPLPWPPASGQASTVLAWEGAGGWQLLRSGAVPFPLPTPSSLPSA, from the coding sequence ATGACCTCAGCGCCCCTGCAGCACCAGGTCTGTCCCCCCCACGAACTGGCCGCCCGGTTGCTGGCCGGCGAGGCAGGGCTGATGCCAACCGACACCCTGCCGGCGCTGGCGGCCCTGCCCCGCCATGCCGCTCAGATCTGGGAGCTGAAGCGACGTCCCCAGGAGAAGCCCCTGATTCTGATGGGGGCCGGCATCGAGCAGCTTCAGCCGCTGCTGGGGCTGCCCTGGAAGCCGGAGTGGCTGGCCCTGGCCGGCCGCGGCTGGCCCGGTGCCCTCACCCTGGTGCTGCCGGCTCAGGGGCCGCTGGCCGAGGCCCTCAACCCCGGCCGCGGCAGCCTGGGTCTGCGCATCCCGGCCTGTGCTGCGGCCCGGGAGCTGTTGCAGCTCACCGGCCCGCTGGCCACCACGAGTGCCAACCCCTCCGGTGAGCCTGCCGCCACCACGGCGGTCGAAGCTGCCGCCTTCTTTCCGCAGCTGGCCCTGCTGGGCCCGCTGCCCTGGCCGCCGGCCAGCGGGCAGGCCAGCACCGTTCTGGCCTGGGAGGGTGCCGGAGGATGGCAGCTGCTGCGCTCCGGCGCGGTGCCGTTCCCGCTGCCCACGCCCTCCTCTCTGCCCTCCGCCTGA
- a CDS encoding DNA-processing protein DprA: protein MLWASCPGVGWVRLRAIEARFGTLARAWEAPAAAFAAMPGMGEAWLAGLEAFRRRWGADPLESGRLPADHRLLVPGDPSYPEAMTQLERPPLALHWRGRGSLWPWLARRQGVAVLGTRRPSRHGLAMAEALGAALARAGWPVVSGLAEGIDAAAHRGCLAAGGLPVGVLGTPLERVYPRHHGALQGQVAAQGLLLSEQPPGAAVQRGHFAARNRLQVALARAVVLVECPEPSGALHSARLAWQEQLPLWVVPADAARLSARGSNRLLSQGASALLEPADLIRQLGPGPAGGSAGPRGVASQAHPEAALLQALEGGASLEQLCLTFDQSAAQLAARLLSLELAGVVRAEPGLHWRRL from the coding sequence TTGCTGTGGGCCTCATGCCCTGGCGTCGGCTGGGTGCGGCTGCGGGCGATCGAGGCGAGATTCGGCACCCTGGCCAGGGCCTGGGAGGCTCCAGCCGCCGCCTTTGCCGCGATGCCGGGGATGGGGGAGGCCTGGCTGGCCGGCCTGGAGGCGTTCCGGCGGCGCTGGGGGGCTGATCCGCTGGAGAGCGGGCGTCTGCCAGCAGACCACAGGCTGCTGGTGCCGGGTGACCCCAGCTATCCGGAGGCGATGACGCAGCTGGAGCGCCCCCCGCTGGCGCTCCACTGGCGCGGGCGGGGCTCGCTCTGGCCTTGGCTCGCCAGGCGCCAGGGGGTGGCGGTGCTCGGCACGCGGCGGCCATCGCGCCATGGCCTGGCGATGGCCGAAGCCCTGGGGGCTGCGTTGGCGCGGGCGGGCTGGCCCGTGGTGAGCGGGCTGGCGGAGGGCATCGATGCGGCGGCCCACCGGGGATGTCTGGCCGCAGGAGGCCTGCCGGTGGGGGTGCTGGGCACGCCGCTGGAGCGGGTCTACCCCCGCCACCACGGCGCCCTGCAGGGCCAGGTGGCGGCCCAGGGCCTGCTGCTGAGCGAGCAGCCTCCAGGAGCCGCTGTGCAGCGTGGTCACTTCGCCGCCCGCAATCGCCTCCAGGTGGCTCTCGCCAGGGCCGTGGTGCTGGTGGAGTGCCCCGAGCCCAGCGGGGCGCTGCACTCGGCGCGGTTGGCCTGGCAGGAGCAGCTGCCGCTGTGGGTGGTGCCCGCCGATGCCGCACGGCTCTCGGCCCGGGGCAGCAACCGCCTGCTCAGCCAGGGAGCCTCGGCCCTGCTCGAACCCGCCGACCTGATCCGCCAGCTGGGCCCTGGCCCGGCAGGGGGGTCGGCTGGGCCCCGCGGGGTCGCCTCCCAGGCCCACCCCGAGGCGGCGCTGCTGCAAGCCCTGGAGGGAGGGGCCTCCCTGGAGCAGCTCTGCCTCACGTTTGACCAGAGCGCCGCCCAGCTCGCCGCTCGGCTGCTCAGCCTCGAGCTGGCCGGTGTGGTGCGCGCCGAGCCAGGCCTCCACTGGCGCCGCCTTTAG
- the prmC gene encoding peptide chain release factor N(5)-glutamine methyltransferase, whose amino-acid sequence MLRGLATQSPSRQQPMGARSWSAHDLLSWRRRCLAQGGRRADFDWLLDLAGGLPWRELQRLHLDPARPVQLVCPVASLEALWQRHLAGGEPLQYLLGLCPWRDLELKVGPGVLIPRQETELLVELAGGLAAAPPALWADLGTGSGCLAAALAGLWPGSSGLAVDLSPEALQQAEANLKTVGAQPRVRLLQGHWWDPLQPWWGALGLVLANPPYIPSAVWAGLEPGVRDHEPRLALDGGPDGLGSLRTIARGGAQALAPGGVLVLEHHHDQSGAVLGLLRQAGLQQVQAHRDLEGVLRFASARRPLP is encoded by the coding sequence ATGCTGCGCGGCCTTGCCACTCAGAGCCCCTCCCGCCAGCAGCCCATGGGTGCGCGCTCCTGGTCGGCCCACGACCTGCTCTCCTGGCGCCGCCGCTGTCTGGCCCAGGGAGGCCGCAGGGCCGATTTCGACTGGCTGCTGGATCTGGCTGGCGGTCTGCCCTGGCGCGAACTGCAGCGCCTGCATCTGGATCCGGCCCGTCCCGTGCAGCTGGTCTGCCCGGTGGCCAGCCTCGAAGCGCTGTGGCAGCGCCATCTGGCTGGCGGTGAGCCTCTGCAATACCTCCTGGGCCTCTGCCCCTGGCGCGACCTGGAGCTGAAGGTGGGGCCAGGTGTGCTCATCCCCCGCCAGGAGACGGAGCTCCTGGTGGAGCTGGCTGGGGGGCTGGCCGCCGCTCCGCCGGCCCTCTGGGCTGATCTCGGCACGGGCTCCGGTTGCCTGGCTGCGGCGCTGGCGGGCCTCTGGCCTGGCTCCAGCGGTCTGGCCGTGGACCTCAGCCCAGAGGCGCTGCAGCAGGCCGAAGCCAACCTCAAAACCGTGGGGGCGCAGCCCAGGGTGAGGTTGCTGCAGGGCCATTGGTGGGATCCCCTGCAGCCGTGGTGGGGCGCCCTGGGCCTGGTGCTGGCCAACCCGCCCTACATCCCCAGCGCCGTGTGGGCCGGCCTCGAACCTGGGGTGCGCGATCACGAGCCCCGCCTGGCCCTCGACGGCGGCCCTGATGGTCTCGGGTCCCTCCGCACCATCGCCCGGGGGGGCGCTCAGGCCCTCGCCCCCGGCGGCGTCCTGGTGCTGGAGCACCACCATGACCAGAGCGGGGCGGTGCTGGGGCTGCTCCGCCAGGCGGGTCTGCAGCAGGTGCAGGCCCACCGGGATCTGGAGGGGGTGCTGCGCTTTGCCTCCGCCCGGAGGCCACTCCCATGA
- the minE gene encoding cell division topological specificity factor MinE: MTLRDLINKLLGREPASAPTARQRLQLVLAHDRSDLNPELLQQMRREILDVVSRYVEIDMSEGDVSLETEDRVTALVANLPIKGTRSVPLPSPTDSPVPSAETPS; the protein is encoded by the coding sequence ATGACCCTGCGCGATCTGATCAACAAGCTGCTGGGTCGGGAACCGGCCAGTGCCCCCACGGCACGGCAGCGCCTCCAACTCGTGCTCGCCCACGACCGCAGCGACCTCAACCCGGAACTGCTGCAGCAGATGCGGCGTGAAATCCTCGACGTGGTGAGCCGCTACGTGGAGATCGACATGAGCGAAGGGGATGTGAGCCTCGAAACCGAAGACCGGGTCACAGCGCTGGTGGCCAATCTGCCGATCAAGGGCACCCGCTCAGTGCCCCTGCCATCCCCCACCGACAGCCCCGTGCCGAGCGCCGAAACGCCCTCCTGA
- a CDS encoding acyl-CoA thioesterase, with product MQTLIEPNAWVLQRRVLPQHTDHAGVMWHGAYVAWLEEARVEALVAAGLAYSALAARGLELPVVALSIDYRQALRHGDSVQLASVVEARRGVRIPWRSWFLAPDGRVAATAAVELVLVDGAAGLARRVCRGLPADLEVALAALRRGPPAT from the coding sequence ATGCAGACCTTGATAGAGCCCAACGCCTGGGTGCTCCAGCGCCGGGTTCTGCCCCAGCACACCGACCATGCCGGCGTGATGTGGCATGGCGCCTACGTGGCCTGGCTGGAGGAGGCGCGGGTGGAGGCCCTGGTGGCGGCTGGCCTGGCCTACAGCGCCCTCGCGGCCCGTGGCCTGGAACTGCCGGTGGTGGCCCTCTCGATCGATTACCGCCAGGCCCTGCGGCACGGCGACAGCGTCCAGCTGGCCAGTGTGGTGGAGGCGCGCCGAGGCGTGCGGATCCCCTGGCGCAGCTGGTTCCTGGCCCCTGATGGGAGGGTGGCGGCCACAGCCGCAGTGGAGCTGGTGTTGGTGGATGGGGCCGCGGGTCTGGCGCGGCGTGTGTGCCGCGGCCTGCCAGCCGATCTGGAGGTGGCGCTGGCGGCCCTGCGGCGAGGGCCGCCAGCGACCTGA